The genome window GATTGTCAACAAGACGTTCACACAGAGAGATACGACAACAACAGCCAAGAGAAGAAGTCCGCTGTACGGTCCAAGATACTGTTCAGGACCTGTCAGAAGAAATAACATAACACTCATCAGATCACTGTTGAGAGTTACTTTTATTCAACAGTGGCTCAGTCATCCTGTATGCATAGCCTGAgatacatttaatgattattagcAAGGCAGAAGAAACTAGTATTTAGGGTATGTCTTATTCTAGATTTTAAATAAACCTTAAGAGAATACTACAGTGTTTATATGTGAAGTCATAAGCTGAGTAAATACATGAGTACAATGGAAATACAAGAAATCAGGATAGTTTCCAAATAATCAACAGAACTTGTATTGAGCACAAAGACAAACCGTGAGGCTTCAGGCTGTATACAAAAAATCTCTGAGTAGTTGATCCCAGGGAGTTGAAGCTGTTGCAGAGCAAAGTGGAAAATTCCCTCTGTTATGGCTGACTCACAGTGATGATGCTGCTCAGACCTGAAACGTTTAGAGGCTCACTGCTGATGGCAAACCTGTCAGAGTGATTGACAGGTAACCCATCCAAATACCACTgtagagcaggaggaggattcCCCACTGTCTCACAGGAACAGTTGAGCTGGTCTGCAGTTTGAATGCAGTCATATGAGGACAGGATCTGTGGAGCAACTGTGATGAacacagacaagacagacatgAGTCAGCTAAAGTCATGTTTGATCAAGTTTGACCAGAAGTAATGATATAACAAGGTGGTTGTTGAAACGTTGCAAGTCAAGAAAACTAATTGAAACATATTGGGGGCTTAATTGTGCTCATTCAATAATCtgtgtaaatatatttgtaaataaattgaTTGCAGCCATTTTAGCCAAGGGTTATGTTAGTTTAACCAGTGGGTCGACTAGTAACATCGACAAGGAATTGGTTAAAGTTTGTGAGCAGGAGTCGGTGGACAAAGGGAGAAAGAATCAGGTGGCAGTTCACATCAGACACCAAAGACCAATTGTGATACTTACACTGAACATCTATTTGACTGATGTTGGACCGTCAAATAAATAAGCCAATCAAGGACGAAATATTATAATTTGTGAATCAGCGCTCTGCATGAAGTTAGACctatataaaatatacaggTAAGAAATTTGATACATACACTGAACATCTATTTCACTGATGTTGGATCGTCCAGCTCCTAgaacattttctgcatcacaGAAAAAAGGACCACTGTCTCTGGaagctttaatgtttaaaacatatcCAGTCCCCATGACAGTCTCTTGGCCTCTGTCAGCTCTGTACCAGGTGTAGTTCTTTACTGCTGGGTTGGCAACACTACTGCATGTCAGAGTCACATCAGTGTCTTCTGGTACTGGACCAGAGGGACTGACTGTCACTGTGGTGTGTTTGGGTGAGTCTGAAGAATAAGTAATGAAACATATGAATTACATAGGTTACATTGTCATTTGTAAATTCTAATATCTGTGTACAAGatatattaaatacattttcgcCAGGCATACATATCAGGTACAGGTTCTAAATTGGTAGATACTGATGGGTAAAAACCAAAATAAGATCCTAGACAAACGGTGCTGCTACACGTATTTATGTAAGTTTATTGATTATAACATACTTTGTCTGACATGTTCAAATGCCTGTTTCTTAATAATGATGATGCTGCAGGTGTCATTTTGGTGTTGCATAACTACATGTTTTAGATGTGTTGAAATGTTTCTATTGTGATGAAGCATTTCTGCTACGCATGCAAAAATATGGTCCCACTAACACGGGGCTATAACAAGCACTCAACCCTCCCTGTGTCTCAAGTCAACTTGATTACAGCATGAGTGTTGAGCAGTTTCAAGCATGGGTCAAGCTTGTGATCCTCACAGCCCTGTGCTCACAGGACCACATTTGTGTTTGCAGAGTGGAAAGGCTCCCTCATGAGGAGGATTTTCCGCTTGCTGATATTGTCCTGTGTGCTAGTGTCACGTGCACATGCCTGGTTTTTGTGTGCACCAGTATTGAGTCTGATTAAACGCAATAATCTAGTGGGgttgaatgcaaaaaaacaacattagttGCTACTGTTGTATATTTTGAAACAGAAATTGTATATCAAGTAATCAAGGACAAGATAGTATCATTTGTGAAGCAGAACTCTGCATAAAGTTAGACCTATCAGGGTGTACAGAAAATATACAGGTAAGAAATTTGGTACATACACTGAACATCTATTTCACTGATGTTGGATCGTCCAGCTCCTAgaacattttctgcatcacaGAAAAAAGGACCACTGACTCTGGAAGCTTTAATGTTGAAAACATGTCCAGTCCCCATGACAGTCTCCTGGCCTCCGTCAGCTCTGTACCAGGTGTAGTTCTTTACTGCTGGGTTGGCAGCACTACTGCATGTCAGAGTCACATCAGTGTCTTCTGGTACTGGACCAGAGGGACTGACTGACACTTTGGTGTGTTTGGGTGAATCTGAAGAaaaagtaatgaaaaaaaaatttgaataatCTGTTACATTGTCTTTTGTAAGTTCTAATATCTCTGTTCCCTATACATTAAATACGTTTTTGCCAGTGATGATATCAAGGACCGTTTCTAAATTGGTAGATACTCATTGGTCAGAACCAAAGTAAGCTCCTCTACAAACGGTGCTGCGATCAGTAtttatgaaattattattaataataacatgCTGGGTCTGTCATATTCAAATGCCTGTTTCCTCATAATGACGATGCTGCAAGTGTCATTTTGATGTTGCATAACTACGTGTTTTAGATGTATGTGAATGTCTCTGTTGTGAGTCAGCATTTCTGCTAAGCATGCAAAAATATGGTCCCACTAACACGGGGCTATGACAAGCACTCAACCCTCCCTTACAGTGAACATCTATTTGACTGATGTTGGACCGTCCAGCTCCAATAGCATTTTCTGCCTCGCAGAAAAAAGGACCACTGTCTCTCGAAGCTttgatgtttaaaacatgtcCAGTCCCCATGACAGTCTCCTGGCCTCCGTCAGCTCTGTACCAGGTGTAGTTCTTTACTGCTGGGTTGGCAGCACTACTGCATGTCAGAGTCACATCAGTGTCTTCTGGTACTGGACCAGAGGGACTGACTGACACTGTGGTGTGTTTGGGTGAATCTGAAGAAAAAGtaatgaaacaaacatttgaattatCTGTTACATTGTCTTTAGTAAGTTCTAATATCTGTGTTCCCtatacattaaatacatttttgccaGTGATGATATCAAGGACCGGTTCTAAATTGGTAGATACTCATTGGTCAGAACCAAAGTAAGCTCCTCTACAAACGGTGCTGCTATCAGTATTCATGAAAtgattattaataataacatgCTGGGTCTGTCATATTCAAATGCCTGTTTCCTCATAATGAGGATGCTGCAGGTGTCATTTTGATGTTGCATAACTACGTGTTTTAGATGTATGTAAATGTCTCTGTTGTGTGTCAGCATTTCTGCTAAGCATGCAAAAATATGGTCCCACTAACACAGAGCTATGACAAGCACTCAACCCTCCCTTACAGTGAACATCTATTTGACTGATGTTGGACCGTCCAGCTCCAATAGCATTTTCTGCCTCGCAGAAAAAAGGACCACTGTCTCTCGAAGCTttgatgtttaaaacatgtcCAGTCCCCATGACAGTCTCCTGGCCTCTGTCAGCTCTGTACCAGGTGTAGTTCTTTACTGCTGGGTTGGCAGCACTACTGCATGTCAGATTCATATCAGTGTCTTCTGGTACTGGACCAGAGGGACTGACTGACACTGTGGTATGTTTGGGTGAGTCTGAAAAATAAGTAATGAAACATATGAATTATATAGGTTACATTGTCATTTGTAAATTCTAATATCTGTGTACAAGatatattaaatacattttcgcCAGGCATACATATCAGGTACAGGTTCTAAATTGGTAGATACTGACGGGTGAGAACCAAAATAAGCTCCTAGACAAACGGTGCTGCTATTAGTATTTATGTAAGGTTTATTGATAATAACATACTGTGTCTGACTTGTTCAAATGCCTGTTTCTTAATAATGATGATGCTGCAGGTGTCATTTTGATGTTGCATAACTACATGTTTTAgatgtgttgaaatgtttttattgtgagtCAGCATTTTAGCTACGCATGCAATATGGTCCCACTAACACGGGGCTATAACAAGCACTCAACCCTCCCTCATGAGGATAATTTTCCACTTAGTGATATTGCCCTGTGCGCTAGTGTCACGTGCACATCCCTGGCTTTTATGTGCACCAGTTTTGAGTCTGATTAAACACGATAATCTAGTGGGGtggaatacaaaaaaacaacattagttGCCACTGTTAGATATTTTGAAACAGAAATTGTATATCTAAGTAATCAAGGACAAGATAGTATCATTTGTGAAGCAGAACTCTGCATAAAGTTAGACCTATCAGGGTGTACAGAAAATATACAGGTAAGAAATTTGATACATACACTCAACATCAATTTCACTGATGTTGGATCGTCCAGCTCCTAGAACATTTTCTGCCTTGCAGAAAAAAGGACCAATGACTTTAGaagctttaatgtttaaaacatgtccAGTCCCAATTAAAGTCTCAAGGCCTCCGTCAGCTCTGTACCAGGTGTAGTTCTTTACTGCTGGGTTGGCAGCACTACTGCATGTCAGAGTCACGTCAGTGTCTTCTGGTACTGGACCAGAGGGACTGACTGACACTGTAGTGTGTTTGGTTGAGTCTGAAGAATAAGATTAATGaatcaggaaaaacacaaattattgtAGGTCAGTATTGGTCAATATGAAAGTTTCATGTCAAGTTTATCCTGTCCAAAATAATTTTACTTCACTAGTATCTGATAATATACCTGCATGTTTAAAGCTCTTAAAATGGTACAAAATGCATACTGGAATCACGTTACCTTACATTTGTTTAAACCTTTTTACTGAATCTCATTCAGGACACAGATCTTTAGTTTTGAATCCATAAAGTTTTCACTCATGCGTGTCATGGTGACATGCATATGATGTTGTCATGACTGTTGTAACTGTACATAAttgtcacagttttttttaatcaagatttacaataaaaaaaatatatcaacctTCCCTATTTATGGGTTCAACTTTATACTATAATGAAAATTACGGCAGATTatgtcagtttttcttttgaAGTTGTAATGTCACCATGACACTGTTGTGTTACTGGTGTCTGCAGATTTCTAACACCTGTGTAAGTACAAGATGGTAACTAATATTTGCTTTTGGTCACTACTTCTTGATAGGTTAATCCACCATTATATGATAGAATGCTTATTTCTAAATTTGCTGCACTGCAGACATTGAGACCCATCATGGTATATACAACATCTAAGCTTGAAATTTGATACATACATTGAACTTCTATTTTTCTTGTGTTGGATCGTCCAGCTCCAACATCGTTTTCAGCTTTGCAGGAAAAAGTTGCGCTGACTTCAGAAGCTGTGATGTCTAAAACTTTTCGGGTCCCCATGACAACCTCCTGATCTCCGTCAGCTCTGTACCAGGTGTAGCTCCTTACTGCAGGGTTGGCAGTACTGCTGCATGTCAGAGTAACTCTGCTGTTCTCTGGTACTGGACCAGAGGGACTGACTGACACTGTGGTGTTTTTTGGTGGAtctaaaaaatgacaaattatttgtattatttataggTGTAATGTTAacacatattttttaataaaaaaattaagattATGCCCCATTTTCTTTTGCTGAAGTCTGATTGCTGACCCCATGTTGTAAAAATGCTTCCCAGGGTAAAAATTGTCTAATTTTTTCTCTTGTGATATGAATACTTTAAATTTACTTAATTTGTGCTGCTAAAATCTGAATTTCAATAGTCATAAACTACAACAGCAACAAGCTTTCTTGCTGTTTCTGAACTTCCACCCACCTTTTGGACTGAAACCTATACAAATGTACCTGCTCTTTGAAATACATTAACATGGTTGCTTATATATAATGTTGGGGAATAGTTTAAAGACTAATCTTGCATCTGAAAGATGTggtgaataaatcattttaaatgtacattttctctTCTACATTTTCCTGTAATGTAAGTGATGGAGGACTGCCAGGACCGGAGTACTTTCAAATAGCCtcttgtctgaccaacagtccaaaaacccaGACATTTAATTTACAGTGTTAAAAAGTGAGAACAGCAGCAAATTCTCATCTTTTGAAAACAGTGAACAGTGAATTTTTGCAATTTGTCTTAAAAACTAAACAGTGCTTAATGACTTATCATAATTATTCCCGAATTATTTCACTCTTGATCAACTTGAGCATTATTAGAACAT of Sparus aurata chromosome 17, fSpaAur1.1, whole genome shotgun sequence contains these proteins:
- the LOC115566909 gene encoding B-cell receptor CD22-like produces the protein MGTRKVLDITASEVSATFSCKAENDVGAGRSNTRKIEVQYSPKHTTVSVSPSGPVPEDTDVTLTCSSAANPAVKNYTWYRADGGQETVMGTGHVLNIKASRDSGPFFCEAENAIGAGRSNISQIDVHYSPKHTKVSVSPSGPVPEDTDVTLTCSSAANPAVKNYTWYRADGGQETVMGTGHVFNIKASRVSGPFFCDAENVLGAGRSNISEIDVQYSPKHTTVTVSPSGPVPEDTDVTLTCSSVANPAVKNYTWYRADRGQETVMGTGYVLNIKASRDSGPFFCDAENVLGAGRSNISEIDVQFAPQILSSYDCIQTADQLNCSCETVGNPPPALQWYLDGLPVNHSDRFAISSEPLNVSGLSSIITVSQP